Within the Podarcis muralis chromosome W, rPodMur119.hap1.1, whole genome shotgun sequence genome, the region TTAAAATCTTATGATCAGTTGAAAGATAAAGTAGATGGTTGGTTCCAGTTCATCCAGATAAATGAAGTGTTTAAAATGGATAAGAAAATCGGTTTTCAAACAGAGAAATCCAATCTGGAAACGGAATTACtagatacaaaaacaaaaaacctatctAAGATGTATAATTTATTGCTGGAATGGCATACGAAAGATGAACAAGTGAAATCTGTAATGACTGAATGGGCCAGGGATGTGGGGCACAGTATCATGATGGTGGATTGGGAGAAATTGTGGAAAAAGGGAATCAAATTTACAGCTTGTAACGTATTAAGAGAAaatttgatgaaaatgatgtacagattgtatttaacaccagtgaagttagcaaaaatgtatcatactcatgataataaatgctggaaatgtaaagaaaaagaaggaaccttttaccacatgtggtggatgtgccccaaggtaaaagacttctgggaaaggatttacaatgaactgaaaaaagtgttgaaaaacacatttattaagaaaccagaagccttttactTGGCATagtggggggtgaaatccccaaaaaggaaCAGCTACGAGAATATtgctagcgaagaattggaagaaacaagatttaccaactatcgaagtatggcagatgaagatgatggactatatggaatttgccaaactgactgggagactccgagaccagagagaggagacagtggaagaagattggaaaaagtttaaggaatatttgaaaaaatatgttaatatttaaatcttagaatagctttggaagtggatataggctgtagggttagaaatAGAAgctagtgtattttaaaatagtattatttgtaaatgaaatgtgaagatttttatggttaaAATTAAAGTAAGTGTGATGATAAAAAAAAtagttagaaattatgatatatgtaaactgctaaagatgagttaaaatgaaaatcagatggggggacttggggaagcccacctaacaatgtttagaaaaaataaggataagacaagaatgtttgtattgtttgtttttctgtttgtgttgtttacttgtgttataaaatgaattttttttttttataaaaaaagacaaGTCACAGAATACTGAACTTCAAAAGGTGGTGTAGCCACTAGCATCTTAAACTTGGGTTGCAGAAACCTGAGTTAACTTCTCTGATTAGCATTTAGCTTTAAATAAGAAATACAACCAATTCTACAATTAATTGCTACAATTTAAATGACTAGCATTAAGTACAAAttcaattaaaagaaagaaaatatccaGCCACTTTGATTCTCCTCATTCTTCCTTTATGCAGATAACAAATTGTTCATAAACAGTAAACACCGGAAGCCTCATTATCTCATTGATTTGCCAGAACAAATCAATTGTCTGGTTGTCCTGACAGATGGGACACGCCCAGTCCAAAAAATGTCCCAGATGTGCTCCCCCTACACCCTTTCCATTAAATCACTGCTTCTGCAATCAAAATGCAGTAGGTTCAATAATTAAGTTCCTTGATCTGAAAAATATCCAACAGGGTTTGATTTTACCTGTCTTTAGTACTGTAACCATCATCTCTTGGAGACAGGTAGACATCTCTTCGTGATGGCAGTGGTTCTCTGCGTGGCGGTCCTCCATAACCGTCTCTACCACGTGAGAGGGGTGCTTAAGTAATCAAgcagaaaatgaaatatttttgaaATAAAGCCTTCTGAAAACAAGGTATTAGTAGAGAAAGTTGTTCCCACCATGAGCTAAGACCACACCATACTGAATCaaacttttctgtggtggtttaAGTTCAATACAACCTCTATCAGCAAGATGAAGAGATAGCAAAGTCCTACATTATACTGAAAGAAAGGTTGCTTTCAGTTCTTCCAAACAGAGGCCTAGTCAAACTAAGCATACATCAACAAGGGCTGACTAGTGAGTATTTAGCCCATATTCTACAACTCAAGAATCCTTTTCCAACGTGTTGCATAGGACTCACATGTGAAGATATGCTGAAAACCGAAGTCATCCAGCATAACTAAGGAGTGTCAATTCATACCTCTTAATCCAGCAAGGGGTATCTGCCCTAACACAGAGACACTAGCGGGGACTTGCTCCCAACATAGCACTGCTGGAGGGTCCTGGAAACAGTACAACTAACTTGCTATTTCTGAGTGCCAGTAAAACTCAGCACAGTTGTAAAAGCCTTTCTCCAACCACCATAGATTTGTGGATCCATGCAATGGacaataaaaaaatactttattacatttacatgCTGTTTGGCATCAAAGTGATTAAAAAAATTACCTCTGCCTCCCATTCCACTACTGCTACGAACAGGTCCAGAAGGAGCAGGTCTTTTAGGTGGTGGGCCACCGCTACGTGGGGGTGGACCCCTTTTCATCGGTAGAGGGCCTCTAGAAGAACCTAAAAGATCAGCAATGTGCCAGCTAGATAGCAGAAACAGGATCCCTCAGACAGTTCTGCCTCACTAGGAGCACAATGTACCACTGTGGCAGTACCCATGATACACACAGAATATTCTACACTGTCCCTTCCCAGAGAGAGAATGTCATTTGGAACAGAACTGATTCTCAGCAGCTCTTTCCGATAATTTGAATAACTATGATTTTACCATTCTGTTTTCAtgaatttgttatttatttgctgctgtgTTTGTTATTACAGGGATTGCAatacttgtttttaaatgttactgACACCGATTAAATAACTTCTGCCTAAACTTGCAAAATTTAAGGCAAATTGCCAATTTGCTTAACATGAGATTAATCCCTGGCCCAATTTCCAAAATACACCTCAATGTTTTAAGCAAGCCTACAAGTTTGCTAGCTTCATCTCTATACTTGAGTACATCAAACACAAGAACAGCATTCATCCTGTGAAATAGCAGGACGACAATCTTTTCCCAAACTTCCAAAAGGGGTAAGATAACCACCAGAAATTCATCATTTGTATTGTGTCTagagctgggcgatatattgGTAAATTGTCTGAAACCAGTATGGCATTCAGATCGCAGTATCTGTAATATTTTCAGATATTTTTAGGGGCTTCTTGCCCCTCAGCCAAGAAGTTTAAGGCAATATGGGGCCTTACTTAACTGCAGGGCATATGTATCTAGGCTGTTTATTCCACCCCTAAGGTGGAGAGAAGCGGCAGCTaagatatatcatgatgtttggAATGTAGCAGTATAATACAATATTTAGCTGCTCATATAttaaatgttgaaaaccagacactGCACAGTCCTAATTGTGTCTTGATTTTGAGAGTAGGCTGTAAACCAGCATTCTCTATGCAGTGTCTTGTATGTTGCCCAATTACACATGGGAAAACACACATACCCAAATAACTCCCTCTTGAAGGGGGACCCCGTGTTCCACTTCCAACTCTTCCGCCTCTAAAACCTCTTGGAGGACCTCTGctctttggagggggagggggcccaCGTCTACCGGTTTCAAAGGATGGCTTGGTAGCTTGTTCAACTTTAATTGATCTTCCGTCTAAAGACTGAACAAAGGAATCTAACTTAACATTAATTGCAAATGCTTCTTTTTGTAGGACAGAGTGCCTCAGTTCTTATCCCTGCTATGGTTTCTAGCAAATACATTTGGTTTTGTATTATGCAGAtaaaaaacataattttaaaaaggaatatattGCTTTAACCCCACTTTGTAAACCACTCTAGGATTTAACCAACCAAGGTGAACTTAAGTTCAAGGTGAACTTAAAAATTGAACACCCATATTCTACGGCTACATGCTTTCAGTATGTCAATCTTATTTGTTTACATACAATTCTTCTAGATCTTTAGTTTCCAAGTGCATTCAAACCAATTTTAAGAAGCAAAGGTTTTGCCATGATGTGCATAttagtttttttctgttttgccactgagcagctgcttagagtcacaaggctatacctatgtacagaaattgggtttgtactgagattgtactgacaagctgcccagtggtgttcacagaaagggggaggatgttagtttctgttttgccactgagcagctgcttagagtcacaaggctctgtttacattccagagacggTCCATGTGGGAgaatcagaacctacagggttaagaggttctgtgtgtGACGTCTTGCATCATGAGGCGTGGTTCCGCACAGACGCTTATGGGAGTGGTTTTGCTCAGTAAGTCAGTCTGCCTCTGGTACGCTCTGCGAGAGGAGGATGAGCGAGGTTTCGCCAGGACCTGATTTACGATCTGTTATTCTACTTGATTAAAAGCTAAGAAGATAAGGAAAGCCTTGTGTCTGCGTTGAGTTATTCCCACACGCTGCATTTTGCTTCAACTGCTGCGTTTTTCTCT harbors:
- the LOC144326411 gene encoding RNA-binding motif protein, X chromosome-like; this translates as MVEADHPGKLFIGGLNTETNEKALESVFGKYGHIVEVLLMKDRETNKSRGFAFVTFESPADAKDAARDMNGKSLDGRSIKVEQATKPSFETGRRGPPPPPKSRGPPRGFRGGRVGSGTRGPPSRGSYLGSSRGPLPMKRGPPPRSGGPPPKRPAPSGPVRSSSGMGGRAPLSRGRDGYGGPPRREPLPSRRDVYLSPRDDGYSTKDSYSSRDYPSSRETRDYAPPPRDYAYRDYGHFSSRDEYPSRGYR